Proteins encoded within one genomic window of Zestosphaera sp.:
- the lysS gene encoding lysine--tRNA ligase has protein sequence MSVERDFRASLREELLRNGINPYPHGLSLGYMPVRDIIANPKVGETVSTAGRVASIRRHGRLAFLDLIDDGSRIQLSLNSSIVGDERLDWFMKYVNLGDFVNVRGELFYTQKGELTINVREYQLIVKALRSPPVKWGHKILDPEVRYRKRHLDLMMSPQIRRIFETRFNAIAEIRRFMWGKGFIEVETPILQPVYGGAAAKPFITRVRALDEDWYLRIALELYLKRFLVGGFNKVFEIGKNFRNEDIDVHHNPEFTMMEAYEAYADYEDVMKLVEELISSVAEKVTGSTRVSYPVGDSHVDIDLRPPFRRVRMIDGLREFAGVDVERLSDDQIKELLTEYRLALPGGYDRGRAIVKLFDRLVGTQHLLQPTFVIDFPASSSLLAKPHRMDPEYAERFELYIAGMELANAFTELNDPIIQERYFRQEEERRKLGDAEAHPYDWDFVEALEYGMPPAGGFGLGIDRLTMILTGQTSIKEVIPFPMLTRYTA, from the coding sequence ATGAGTGTGGAGAGGGACTTTAGAGCTAGCTTGAGGGAGGAGTTGCTCAGGAACGGCATCAACCCCTATCCACACGGTCTGAGTTTGGGTTATATGCCAGTGAGGGACATAATCGCCAATCCTAAGGTTGGTGAGACTGTGTCCACGGCCGGCAGGGTGGCCAGCATCAGGAGACATGGTCGGTTAGCTTTCCTGGATCTTATTGACGACGGTTCCAGGATACAGCTCTCGCTGAACTCAAGCATTGTGGGTGACGAGAGGCTCGACTGGTTTATGAAGTATGTGAATCTTGGCGATTTCGTAAATGTTAGGGGTGAGCTATTCTACACTCAGAAGGGGGAGCTGACGATCAATGTTAGGGAATATCAACTCATTGTTAAGGCGTTGAGATCACCCCCGGTTAAGTGGGGCCACAAGATCCTCGACCCTGAGGTCAGGTACAGGAAACGTCACCTAGACTTAATGATGTCCCCTCAAATCAGGAGGATCTTCGAGACGCGTTTTAACGCCATAGCTGAGATAAGGAGGTTTATGTGGGGGAAGGGGTTCATCGAGGTTGAGACCCCCATACTTCAGCCGGTGTACGGCGGTGCGGCCGCTAAGCCCTTCATAACCAGGGTGCGGGCGCTTGATGAGGACTGGTATTTGAGGATAGCACTCGAGCTGTACTTGAAGAGGTTTCTAGTCGGTGGGTTCAATAAGGTGTTCGAGATAGGTAAGAACTTCAGGAATGAGGACATAGACGTCCACCACAATCCTGAATTCACCATGATGGAGGCGTATGAGGCCTACGCCGACTACGAGGACGTGATGAAGCTGGTCGAGGAATTGATAAGTAGCGTAGCAGAGAAAGTCACTGGATCGACTAGAGTGTCTTATCCTGTGGGCGATTCCCACGTGGACATAGATCTGAGACCGCCGTTCAGGAGGGTGAGGATGATTGATGGTCTGAGAGAGTTTGCAGGGGTTGATGTTGAAAGACTAAGTGATGATCAGATTAAAGAGCTCCTAACGGAGTACAGGCTGGCTTTACCGGGAGGTTACGACAGGGGCAGGGCCATAGTTAAGCTGTTCGATAGGTTGGTCGGCACGCAACACTTGCTGCAACCCACCTTTGTCATAGACTTCCCCGCGTCGTCCTCGCTTCTTGCGAAACCCCACAGAATGGATCCTGAGTATGCCGAGAGGTTTGAGCTCTACATAGCCGGGATGGAGCTGGCTAACGCGTTCACCGAGCTGAACGACCCGATTATTCAGGAGAGGTACTTCAGGCAGGAGGAGGAGAGGAGGAAGTTAGGTGATGCTGAGGCACACCCGTATGACTGGGACTTCGTTGAGGCCCTCGAATACGGCATGCCGCCGGCCGGCGGCTTCGGGCTGGGGATAGACAGGTTGACGATGATACTCACAGGCCAGACCTCCATAAAGGAAGTCATCCCGTTCCCGATGTTGACGCGGTACACTGCCTGA
- a CDS encoding winged helix-turn-helix domain-containing protein, with product MGVCKSRSAGMLASLVILALLVATALTPSSSFNVRYRYVLNPDGTSSILVVVSNIVDEKSVRIKLERNYLENSLMAFSSEGMPLPTTITPEGEVVLDVIGLSNVTIEYVARVGELVNDVQINTLISPLGPAEVVLPPNSALLYFNGSPRVGTRSDASGKYTYVILEFDSGGRYEVNYLALLTTETRTTTPPVTPTTKPATPATTPTVTPTTIPPSTTPATTPTVTPTTIPPSEGEGIARYVVVALLVIALLSLIVYFLLRRRITSSSVEPLIETGFDERDKAILKVLSENEASLTDLSKATKLNKSVVWRRLERLRSLGYVEKGYSRGMSIYRLTPKGLKLLKEFSE from the coding sequence ATGGGTGTTTGCAAAAGCAGATCCGCTGGTATGCTAGCGTCGCTCGTCATCCTAGCGTTACTGGTTGCGACAGCCCTCACGCCGAGCAGCTCTTTTAACGTGCGGTATAGGTATGTGCTTAACCCAGACGGCACGTCCTCCATCCTCGTAGTAGTTAGTAACATAGTTGACGAAAAGAGTGTGAGGATTAAGTTAGAGAGGAACTACTTAGAGAACTCCTTAATGGCTTTCTCCTCTGAGGGAATGCCCCTGCCGACCACTATAACCCCGGAGGGGGAAGTAGTGCTTGACGTAATCGGGCTCAGCAACGTTACAATTGAATACGTCGCGCGCGTGGGGGAACTGGTTAATGACGTTCAGATCAACACGCTCATATCCCCCCTAGGGCCTGCGGAGGTAGTTCTACCTCCGAATTCAGCCCTACTCTACTTCAACGGGTCTCCCCGAGTAGGAACCAGAAGCGACGCCTCCGGCAAGTACACATACGTCATCCTCGAGTTTGATAGTGGGGGGCGCTACGAGGTGAACTACTTGGCACTCTTAACCACGGAAACAAGAACCACCACGCCTCCGGTCACTCCCACTACGAAACCCGCAACACCTGCGACAACGCCCACAGTAACCCCTACAACAATCCCACCCTCAACAACACCTGCGACAACGCCCACAGTAACCCCTACAACAATCCCACCCTCAGAGGGCGAGGGTATAGCTAGATACGTAGTGGTGGCGCTACTCGTCATAGCCCTTCTGTCGCTAATCGTGTATTTCCTCCTCAGGAGGAGGATCACTAGCTCGTCTGTAGAGCCCCTCATCGAAACAGGTTTCGATGAGCGGGATAAAGCCATTCTTAAAGTGTTAAGTGAGAACGAGGCGTCCTTAACCGACTTGAGCAAGGCTACGAAACTCAATAAGTCAGTTGTTTGGAGAAGGCTTGAAAGACTTAGGAGCTTGGGGTATGTTGAGAAGGGTTACTCACGAGGCATGTCAATCTACAGACTAACCCCTAAGGGGTTGAAGCTACTTAAGGAATTCTCCGAGTAG
- a CDS encoding FeoA family protein, which yields MSEALSNVPGGCKVRIVRVNTGRGLVRRLLQMGLLPGEEVLVKHNNGGVIILEARGTEMGISRGIAMKIEVERI from the coding sequence GTGAGTGAGGCCCTGTCCAACGTGCCAGGCGGGTGTAAGGTACGCATAGTTAGGGTCAATACGGGCAGAGGGTTGGTGAGGCGGTTGCTGCAGATGGGTCTACTGCCGGGGGAGGAGGTTCTAGTCAAGCATAACAATGGGGGAGTGATTATATTGGAGGCGAGGGGTACTGAGATGGGCATAAGCAGAGGCATCGCGATGAAGATCGAGGTTGAAAGAATATAA
- a CDS encoding metal-dependent transcriptional regulator: protein MDLSESIEDYVLTVYRLEKLCGVARTAQIARELKIREGTVSKVMKKLQSGGLVVLSSYRGVRLTDNGRRIAEKILRKHAVLETFLSNYLGFDLIKAHYLAHRMEHLPDEVIEAIYVKLGRPSLRYLMSLVGEVKDLDKVLTLNKTTPGRCYEITHLYVELSTVLDKLVRSGCGYPCVVRVEGLGSKGISVSTRKTSSVFTHQEGEAIYVQEVDCSE from the coding sequence GTGGATTTGAGCGAGTCCATTGAAGATTACGTACTTACTGTGTACCGGCTGGAGAAGTTGTGTGGTGTTGCTAGAACCGCTCAGATAGCTAGGGAGCTCAAGATAAGGGAGGGTACGGTCAGCAAGGTCATGAAGAAACTTCAGTCAGGCGGTCTAGTGGTTTTAAGTAGCTACAGAGGCGTCAGGCTAACTGATAACGGGAGGAGGATAGCTGAGAAGATTCTCAGAAAACACGCCGTGCTCGAGACCTTCCTCTCCAACTATCTGGGTTTCGATCTGATTAAGGCTCACTACCTGGCCCACAGGATGGAGCACCTTCCCGATGAGGTGATTGAGGCGATATATGTGAAGTTAGGCAGGCCTAGTCTACGTTATCTAATGTCCTTAGTGGGTGAGGTTAAGGACTTAGATAAAGTGCTAACGCTCAACAAGACCACGCCAGGTAGGTGTTATGAGATAACTCACCTCTATGTGGAGTTGAGCACTGTTCTGGATAAGCTGGTGAGATCCGGGTGTGGATATCCGTGCGTGGTAAGGGTTGAGGGCCTCGGTTCGAAGGGGATTTCAGTGAGTACGCGTAAAACCAGCTCAGTCTTCACACATCAGGAGGGGGAGGCTATATACGTTCAGGAGGTGGACTGCAGTGAGTGA
- a CDS encoding DegT/DnrJ/EryC1/StrS family aminotransferase, with amino-acid sequence MIKVNSPYITESDVEEVVKVLRSGNLAAGDYVRMFEEGFARYLGVKHAVTVSNGTVALYLALKALGVGPGDEVVVPDFTFAATATAVALAGGRVVPSDIELETYTIDVEGLERRLGDKTKAIVVVHLYGHPADMDPLVRLAKERGIHVIEDCAQSHGAEYKGVKTGSIGLVSAFSFYATKNLTMGEGGAVATGDESIAEYVKLQRNHGQREKYLHHVIGWNFRITDIQAALGYSQLIRLDRMNERRRAIARIYDDELSGIGLLRTPVERPYAKHVYHQYTVWVDGGSGVRDRLADYLRSRGVQTGVHYPLPIHEQPALRGHMTLRGDLANSVEASKHVLSLPMHPGLKDEEVLSVARLVRDFLKGLKF; translated from the coding sequence ATGATTAAGGTCAACTCCCCCTACATAACCGAGAGCGATGTGGAGGAGGTAGTCAAGGTCTTGAGGAGCGGTAATCTGGCGGCTGGCGACTATGTACGCATGTTTGAGGAGGGGTTCGCAAGGTATTTGGGGGTCAAGCATGCGGTGACCGTTAGTAACGGGACTGTAGCACTCTACCTAGCTCTAAAGGCATTAGGGGTTGGACCTGGTGATGAAGTCGTGGTTCCAGACTTCACGTTTGCCGCCACAGCCACAGCGGTTGCTCTGGCGGGGGGCAGGGTCGTGCCGTCCGACATAGAACTGGAGACCTACACCATCGACGTTGAGGGGCTGGAGAGGAGGCTAGGCGACAAGACCAAAGCTATCGTCGTCGTGCACCTCTATGGCCACCCTGCGGATATGGATCCCCTGGTTAGGCTTGCTAAGGAGAGGGGCATTCATGTGATTGAGGACTGCGCGCAGTCACATGGGGCGGAGTATAAAGGGGTTAAGACAGGTAGCATAGGTTTGGTCTCCGCGTTCAGTTTCTACGCCACTAAGAACTTAACTATGGGGGAGGGTGGTGCGGTAGCTACTGGTGATGAGTCCATAGCCGAGTACGTTAAACTTCAGAGGAATCACGGCCAGAGGGAGAAATACCTGCATCACGTGATAGGCTGGAATTTCAGGATAACGGACATACAGGCGGCCCTAGGGTACTCGCAGCTAATCAGGCTTGACAGGATGAATGAGAGGAGGCGAGCGATAGCTAGGATATACGACGATGAGCTCTCTGGAATCGGTCTGCTTAGAACTCCTGTTGAGAGGCCGTACGCCAAGCACGTGTACCATCAATACACGGTCTGGGTTGACGGCGGTTCAGGGGTCAGGGACAGGTTAGCCGATTACCTACGTAGTAGAGGGGTGCAGACAGGCGTTCACTACCCTCTACCCATACACGAGCAACCTGCGTTAAGAGGGCACATGACTTTACGCGGTGATCTAGCGAACTCCGTTGAAGCGTCTAAGCACGTCCTATCACTCCCTATGCATCCAGGTCTTAAGGATGAGGAGGTTCTCTCAGTAGCTCGCCTCGTTAGGGACTTCCTTAAGGGACTTAAATTTTAG